The genomic DNA CTTAAATATTTAACATATGCCTCCAGCTCCGAGCTTGAATCATTGAAACTTGGTATGATAGGCAGATGTATTAGAACCTTTGCCTGAGATTCGATAAGTCTTTCTATGTTTCTTAGGATTTTTTCCAAGGACCCGCCTATGACTTTTTGATGTTTGTTTGGATCCATTGATTTGATGTCAACAATGAATAGGTCAACAAACTTGATCAGAGGTTCGATCATATCCCAGTCTGCATAAGCAGATGTTTCAAGGGCTATGTGAAGATTTTCCTTTGTTTTAAAAAGACGGGCCAGTTCAAGGGAAAATTTTGGGAAGAGGAGCGGTTCGCCGCCGCTTATTGTGATGCCTCCACCGCTGTGCTCATAAAAAATCTTATCAGCTACAGCTTCCCGAACGATGTCACCAATATCTAATGTTTTGCCTACGATCTCATCGCACCAAAGTGGCAATGTTTAATGCATTTGAGGCAAGAGTTACATTTCAGTCTGTTAAAAGTGAGGGCCCTCTTCTTGTTTAAACCTTGGATCATATGTAGCGAGCCCGAAGGACAGATTTTTACACACTGACCACATGCAATACACTTGTCAGTGTGATAATAAATCTCATGCCTGGGGTTAATAGACTCTGGGTTGTGACACCAAGGGCAATGGAGAGGGCATCCCTTTAAAAATATAGTAGTTCTTATGCCAGGCCCATCATGTAAACAAAATCTTTGGATCTCTGTTATAAGTGGTATTTTCATCGAAATAGACTCTTTAAATATGTTTATTTATACCGTTAACAAAGAGTTGTCCTTATATTTATATCTCTAGTATCAATTGATATGTGTATTTTGCAATAAACGTTCTACGCGTATATAAAGTTTCATATCCTCTGAATACGCTATACGTACTTTCCATCCATTGCTAAATGTAACCTCCGTAGGATACAAATCATCGTTCGAAGAGTATCTCAGCCCTTTAGTCAAATTACCTTTTTTCCCCATCTTCAAACCTCCTTTCGTGTCCGGAGCCACTGTAGCGGAGTGGATGTCCATTTTTTTTGAAACTTCGGAATCTTTCATCTGTACACCCTAGAGGCATCTACCTATATTCCTCCCGGCGGTTTTTCCTATGCTCATGTTCTTAGCAGGTCACGTGCCAAACATCGTTATAAAAAAAATCCCTCAGATTTTTAAGCCATTTTGAGAAGCAAGGCATTTGGAGAAAAATATTGTTAAAACAATAATTTATAAATTGATTTTCTTTCCCTCGAAAGAATCGCTGGTAGTTTTTTCGCTTTCTGGGTTTGTCTTTAAATTTTGGGGGTTGGTACAGAAGTGCAGAAAGAAGGATATTGATGTAAGTTGGCTATTTCATGTGGGTTATCGGGTATTGGTAAGTGCATGTAGCTTGCGACTCATAGGAAAATCGCCACCAGCCCGCCGTTATTTTCATCATATCCTCAATATCTGCCCACCATTTTCTATTCTTTTATCTAATAATGAAATTTGGTCTTCATCTGAGACAAGTCCTTGTGACATAAGGAAACTTTCATGTCGCCAAAGGAAATTTAAGAAATGGTGGTTAGGGAAAAGTGTATTTTTATAGTTAAGCACAGCCAATTAAAAATAGTTGTCTATTTTTTTTCCTGTTTCGACCCTCTTTGATGCTATAGTGAAACAATGTTTTA from Desulfuromonas sp. TF includes the following:
- a CDS encoding glycyl-radical enzyme activating protein, whose product is MPLWCDEIVGKTLDIGDIVREAVADKIFYEHSGGGITISGGEPLLFPKFSLELARLFKTKENLHIALETSAYADWDMIEPLIKFVDLFIVDIKSMDPNKHQKVIGGSLEKILRNIERLIESQAKVLIHLPIIPSFNDSSSELEAYVKYLSQFSDKLSGVDILPFHSYGVVKYRQLGHKYEYKKFKDLSEQQVKPLFNSLKQIGLDHVTIGGIFGTRNCEYNLFRKEDRHECL
- a CDS encoding 4Fe-4S binding protein, producing MKIPLITEIQRFCLHDGPGIRTTIFLKGCPLHCPWCHNPESINPRHEIYYHTDKCIACGQCVKICPSGSLHMIQGLNKKRALTFNRLKCNSCLKCIKHCHFGAMRS